GACAACTTAGTTATTATTGATGATAGTATTGTGCGCGGTACTACATTAAAAAATTCGATTATAAAAATGCTAGATCGTTTACAGCCCAAACAAATTGTGGTTGTTTCATCGGCACCGCAAATTCGTTACCCGGATTGCTATGGGATTGATATGGCCAAGTTAGAAGGTTTAATTGCTTTTCAGGCAACCTTAGCGTTATTAAAAGAGCGCAACTTATATCATTTAATTGAAGAAGTTTATCAAAAATCTAAAGCGCAAGAAAATTTACCGGATGATGAGATTGTAAACCACGTAAAAACAATTTACGAACCGTTTACAGATCAGGAAATTTCTGATAAAATAGCTGAATTGGTTACACCAAAAGATATTCAATCTCCGGTTAAAATTATTTTCCAATCGGTAAGCAACTTACATAAAGCTTGTCCAGATAATTTAGGTGATTGGTATTTTACGGGTGATTATCCTACAGCAGGCGGAAATCGCGTAGTAAATAAAGCTTTTATAAACTTTTACGAAGGCAACAACGACAGAGCTTATTAATAAATTCATAATAAAAAACCGATGCTTTAACATCGGTTTTTTTATTATAAGTTTTTCACCCAATGGGAAGGATTCATTTTTTCAGTGTTTTTATACACATAAAAGTTTAAAACCGTACGTCCGTTAGATGGAATGTGGATGCGCCCTAAATCTTGCTTGGCAGTAACTTTATCACCAACTTTAACCGACACGGTACTTAAGTTTTTGTATAAAGTAAAATATTCTCCGTGCTGAACCAAAATAGCCTTCGTGTTTCCTAAAACTTGAATTTGAATTACTTCGCCATCAAAAACAGCACGTGCATTACTTCCGTTTTCAACTTTAATTTCAACCCCACCATTATCAATGGTTAAGTTTGAATATACAGGATGCGGCTGGATACCGAATTTAGACGAAACATACCCATTTTCTACCGGCCAAGGTAATTTACCTTTATTGTTTTTAAAATTATTCGATATAATTTCGCCTTCTTTATCTAATACAACTTTAGCAGAACTTGCTGTAGTTGTATTTGTTTTGGACTTAGAAGATGAATTGGCTGCTGCGGCCTTACGGCGGGCTTCTTCTGCTTTTTTGCGGTTGGCTTCGGCAATTGCTTTACGCACCAATTCGTCAATTTCTTTTTGAATTTGTTTTGACTGCTGCTGCTTTTTGGTTATTTCGGCAGTATATTTTCGTTTGTTCTTTTTAATTTCGGCAACTAACTTTTCATTTTTCTTTTTCTCTTCAGATAAAAGTTGTTTGTTTTTTTCGTTAGCTTCTATAATTGCAATTTTTTTAGCACGTTGCAATTCTAATTCAATTTTTTGCGCTTTAACTTGTTCGTTTTTTTCTTGAATTTCGTCGCCTTGAATTTTACGGTAACTTGCATAGTACTTCATGTACTGAATGCGTTTGTACGCTTGTAAAAAATTTTCGGAAGAAAGCACAAACATAATTCGGCTTTTTTCGTTTCGGCTTTTGTACGATTTTACAATGGTATTTTTATAATCTTCTTTTAAAGCGTTTAATTCGGCAGTTAAAACATTTATTTGTTTTTGGGTGTTGTAAATATTATCATCTAAAAACTTGGTTTCACGTTCTGCCGTGGTAATTAAATCTTCTATAATTGCTATTTTTTCTTCAGATGCTTTTAAATCGGCCAACACATCCTTTTCTTTACTTGCTTCAATATTTAGTTTAGAATTGGCAATACGAATTTCGTTAAGCAATTGTGCTTTACGTTTTTCGAGTTGTTGTTGCTGTGCAGATGTTTGTTGCCCCCAAGCAATATGGGTTAAGCTTATAAAAGCGAGAGAAAAAAATAATTTATACATTTAATTTACGCTTACTTTTATTCTGTAACCAATTGAATTTGTTTAAATCCGTTAGGAATTTCGTATTTAAACGAAACATTATCGTTAACAGAAACAGAATTGTATTTAATATCTATTTGAACCGGATTTTCTTGTTCGGCAACAATAGCAATTGTTGCGGGCAAAAATATTCCTTGAGTTGCTTTATAATCGGTGTAATTTAAAACTACCTGGCGGTTTTCGTCAGGCTGTTTCAGCGTGGTTTTTAGTAACAAATAATTTAAATCTTCGAAAAACGATTCGTTAATAACTCCATCACGCGTTTTGTATTTTATTTTATGCAATCCGTTATCTAAAGCTGTTACAAAGTTAACCTGATTTAAATCGTAAATGGATTTTCCTAAAAATATATTTTGCACTTTGGTATAATCTAAATCTACCCCCAACCAATTGGATAAAATTTGATAGTTTCCATCAAAATATTGTCCGTTAAAGCTGTCGTAATACGAAACGCGGTCGGGCGTGATTAATGCCTTAACAAAGGTAATGCCCAAAAAACGAACCACAACTAAAATTTGTTTGTCTTTTTCTATTCTAATATCAGCGCTTGCGCTTTGATCTAGCTTTTTATCTTTAAATTTTATAGCTGTTCTGATGTTTAAGGTATTAAAATCAGTTGGAATTGCATAATGTTTGGTTGCCAATTCGGATTTAGAAATGCGCGAAGTTGCTTCGGCAGTTTCTACAGCCGTTTTTTTAGATGAACATGCAGTTAAAATAAAAAGAGAACAAAAAAGGTATGCAAATTTTTTAATCATCATGGGTTAAGAATTTTATTGGCTTTTATAAAATACGTTTCTTTTTGCTTTTCATTACCTAACTTATGGTAACATTCGCCCATTTGAATATAAATATTAGCTTCTAACGCATCATCATCAAACAAATAAGTCAAAGCTTCATCAAAACTTTGTAATGCCTTTTTAGGCTCGTTTGAGTTTACTTGTGCAATACCTAAATAATAATACAACTTGGCTTCTGCCGGATAAAGTTCTATATATTTTTTGGTCGCAATTGCCGCTTGCGCGTAGTTTTTATTGGCTAGAAAATTTTGAATTAAAAGCGTTTGCAATACCACATCGTTCGGGTTGTTTTGTAAACCTTTTTCCAGATAAACTTGCGCTACGTTAAATTTATTTTTGTTGTAAAAAAATACACCAACTTCTTTAGGAACATTAATAATATCTTGATTTTTAAATAAATCTACCACCGAAACCAAATCGGTTTCGTACTTTGGGTTTGCATTTACAAAAATTAAATATTCATTAAAAATACGGTGTTTTAGCAATTCGTGCACCGTGTTGCTGGTAATAGCAGCGTTTAAATGTTGTAACGCTGTTGCATAATTATTGGCTTGTAAAGCAGAACGAAATTGCGTTACATGCCCCCAATCTGAGTTTGGTACATGTTGTACCAATTGATTTATGGTTTGATACGTTTTATCGTAATCTTCGTCATGCAAATAATTGGTAATTAATTCTTCGTACGCGGTTTCGTCAGCCGGATTAATTTGTGTTGCTTGTTTAAAATCGGCTTTCACTTTTTTAGTAAACTTCAGCTCAGATTCTGCCTGAAATTTAAAACGTTGCATGGCCGGAGATAATTTGCCACGTTTTTCTAATTCGTCTAACAAAACTAAAGCCTTATCATATTCTTTAGCATAAACGTACAACGAAACTAAATCGTCGGTATATTCCGGATCCATTTCGGCTATTTTAACTGCAATAGGAATTGCTTTTTTAAAATCTTTAGTTGTATAAAAAAGCTTGTACAAATCAATCCAATACCATTTTTGGTTGGCACTTAATGAAATGGCTTTTTCATAAGCCAATTCGGCCTGGTAATAATCTTTTAAAGCAAAGTAATTTTTACCTAATTGATTGTAAAAAACAGCATTTTCGGGCTGTTTTTGAACGTTTTTTTGAAGTAAAACAATGGCTTTATCGTAATTTTCGATCGCTTTTTGAGAAATGGCTTCGTAAAAATTATTTTCAATTTCGTCCGCAACATTTTCACCCGGTATTTGTGCCGTAGCTACAAAACCGGAAAGCAAGAAATAAAAAACGATAAAGCGCGATTTTACTTGCATCATATTTAATCTAAAACGCTATAATCACCAATGCTAATTGAGGTGAATTTACCATTAAATGCCGCATGATTACCAATCATTGAATTGGTCAATTGTGCATTAGTAATGGTTGCGTTGTTTTGAATTAACGAGTTATTTATGGTTGCATTTTCGATAACCGAATTGGCTCCAACCGACACATTTGGCCCAATAGTAGCGTTTTTAAGTACTACATTTTCGCCCACATAACACGGTTGAATAATTTTTGCGTTTTCTAATACCACATTATTGGCAACTAAATTTTGTCCGTCTTGGTGTAAAAAGTTTAACATGCGCGAATTGGTTTCTACAGTAACATTTTTGTTTCCACAATCCATCCATTCGTCCACTTTGCCCGGTTTAAAAAGTAAACCTTTTTGCTTCATGTTTTCTAACGCATCGGTTAACTGATATTCTCCGCCTTTGATAATGTTGTTATCTAATAAATATTCTAATTCGGCACGTAAATTTTCGCCCGATTTGAAATAATAAATCCCGATAATGGCTAAATCTGAAATAAATTCTTTTGGTTTTTCAACAAAATCAACAATTTCATTTTTATCATTTAGTTGCACCACGCCAAATGCGCTTGGATCTGGAACTGCTTTTACCCAAATAACGCTATCTGCATCGGTTTCTAACGTAAAATCGGCACGGAATAACGTATCTGCATAAGCAACAACAATATTACCTTGCATGCTTTCTTTAGCACATAAAATTGCGTGAGCTGTTCCTAATGCTTCGTTTTGGTAATAAATTTTTCCTTTAGAACCTAACTTTTCAGCGATAGCTAATAAATCTGCTTCTACAGCTTTACCAAAGCTTTCGTGAATAATAAAAGCAATTTCTTCTATTTCTTGATTGATAACGCTAGCAATATCTTCGACCAAACGATGTACGATTGGTTTACCTGCAATAGGAATTAATGGTTTTGGAACCGTTAATGTATGTGGTCTTAATCGGGAACCACGGCCCGCCATTGGTACAATTATTCTCATATTTATATTATTTAACGCCCGTACTACCAAATCCGCCTGCTCCGCGTTCTGTTTCAGAAAGCGCTTCGGCAACTTGCCATTCGGCACGTTCGTGTTTTGCAATTACAATTTGAGCGATGCGCTCACCAT
This genomic window from Flavobacterium agricola contains:
- a CDS encoding murein hydrolase activator EnvC family protein, whose amino-acid sequence is MYKLFFSLAFISLTHIAWGQQTSAQQQQLEKRKAQLLNEIRIANSKLNIEASKEKDVLADLKASEEKIAIIEDLITTAERETKFLDDNIYNTQKQINVLTAELNALKEDYKNTIVKSYKSRNEKSRIMFVLSSENFLQAYKRIQYMKYYASYRKIQGDEIQEKNEQVKAQKIELELQRAKKIAIIEANEKNKQLLSEEKKKNEKLVAEIKKNKRKYTAEITKKQQQSKQIQKEIDELVRKAIAEANRKKAEEARRKAAAANSSSKSKTNTTTASSAKVVLDKEGEIISNNFKNNKGKLPWPVENGYVSSKFGIQPHPVYSNLTIDNGGVEIKVENGSNARAVFDGEVIQIQVLGNTKAILVQHGEYFTLYKNLSTVSVKVGDKVTAKQDLGRIHIPSNGRTVLNFYVYKNTEKMNPSHWVKNL
- a CDS encoding DUF4292 domain-containing protein, producing the protein MMIKKFAYLFCSLFILTACSSKKTAVETAEATSRISKSELATKHYAIPTDFNTLNIRTAIKFKDKKLDQSASADIRIEKDKQILVVVRFLGITFVKALITPDRVSYYDSFNGQYFDGNYQILSNWLGVDLDYTKVQNIFLGKSIYDLNQVNFVTALDNGLHKIKYKTRDGVINESFFEDLNYLLLKTTLKQPDENRQVVLNYTDYKATQGIFLPATIAIVAEQENPVQIDIKYNSVSVNDNVSFKYEIPNGFKQIQLVTE
- a CDS encoding tetratricopeptide repeat protein; this translates as MMQVKSRFIVFYFLLSGFVATAQIPGENVADEIENNFYEAISQKAIENYDKAIVLLQKNVQKQPENAVFYNQLGKNYFALKDYYQAELAYEKAISLSANQKWYWIDLYKLFYTTKDFKKAIPIAVKIAEMDPEYTDDLVSLYVYAKEYDKALVLLDELEKRGKLSPAMQRFKFQAESELKFTKKVKADFKQATQINPADETAYEELITNYLHDEDYDKTYQTINQLVQHVPNSDWGHVTQFRSALQANNYATALQHLNAAITSNTVHELLKHRIFNEYLIFVNANPKYETDLVSVVDLFKNQDIINVPKEVGVFFYNKNKFNVAQVYLEKGLQNNPNDVVLQTLLIQNFLANKNYAQAAIATKKYIELYPAEAKLYYYLGIAQVNSNEPKKALQSFDEALTYLFDDDALEANIYIQMGECYHKLGNEKQKETYFIKANKILNP
- a CDS encoding sugar nucleotidyltransferase, which encodes MRIIVPMAGRGSRLRPHTLTVPKPLIPIAGKPIVHRLVEDIASVINQEIEEIAFIIHESFGKAVEADLLAIAEKLGSKGKIYYQNEALGTAHAILCAKESMQGNIVVAYADTLFRADFTLETDADSVIWVKAVPDPSAFGVVQLNDKNEIVDFVEKPKEFISDLAIIGIYYFKSGENLRAELEYLLDNNIIKGGEYQLTDALENMKQKGLLFKPGKVDEWMDCGNKNVTVETNSRMLNFLHQDGQNLVANNVVLENAKIIQPCYVGENVVLKNATIGPNVSVGANSVIENATINNSLIQNNATITNAQLTNSMIGNHAAFNGKFTSISIGDYSVLD